A region of the Lysobacter sp. K5869 genome:
AAGTGGCCGCCTTCAGCGGCTTCACGCCGAGCCAAGTGCGGCGCCAACTCGGCGCGCCGGTGGCCGTTTCGTTCAAGACCCACCGCCGCGATTGACCTACAAAAGCACCCTCGCCCTCCATCGGATCCCGCCATGCCCCACCCCGACCGCAACCTCCGCCTCGACTACGTCGAATTCAACGTTTCCGACATCGCCGCCTCCAAGGCCTTCTACGGCGCCGCCTTCGGCTGGCGCTTCACCGACTACGGCCCCGATTACTGCGAGTTCGACGACGGCCGCATGAAGGGCGGCTTCAACGCCCACGCCGCGCCCAGGCCCGGCGGCGCGCTGGTGGTGATCTACGCCGACGACCTGGCGGACGCGCGCAAGCGGGTCGAAGCGGCCGGCGGCCAGGTCGTGGCCGAGCACGAATTTCCGGGCGGGCGGCGGTTCCATTTCACCGATCCGGATGGGTACGAACTGGCGGTGTGGACGCAGGATTGAGGGGCGCCACGCGAGCCGACGGTCAGCCCGCGCTCAGCCGCGTCCGCACGCGCGGCTCTAAGCTCGCTCCAGGCACCGACTGAAGGAACAGCACGTGGCTTTGGATATCGGAACGGAATTTCTGCTCAGGCAGGTGTTCGACGGCGTCCTCGTCGGGCTGGGAAAACTGCTGCGCGGGCCGCTGTATTGGACTGGCTGGATGCTGCTGTATCCGCAACTGCGCAAGAAGCCGCCGCAGCATCCGCTGTTCTGTTGGGCTGGCGTCGCGTTCTGGCTGGTCTTCGCCGGCGTGTGCGCGGCGGCGTACTGGTACTTGCGCAACGCCCCCGTTTGAATCGCGCCAGCCGGCCGCGGACGCGGCCGGCTGGTATCGTTCGCGGCAGCGCTCGACAAGAGCGGCCTCATCGCCCGGACCGACGGAACCCCCATGGCCTACGAACCCATCCACATGACCTGGGACTACTGGGACGGCCCGCGCACCGGCATCGCCGAGTGCGAGGGCCGGCCGCACTACTTCTCCTGCGTGTTCGATCCGAACCAGGAGGAATACCGCGACCTGTTCGTGCTCACGCCCATCGACGCGGAAACCTACGCCTGGGCGCAAGCGCATTGGGCGATCTGGGAGCGCTGGGAGGCCGAGGTCAAGGCCGGCCGGCTGACGCCGGAGGACCATCCCAAGTACGGCCATTTCGATCCGCGCTACGCCGAGCTCGAAGCGCTGATCGATCGCGGCATCGACCGCAACAGCGCGCAGTCGGCGCGCCGGCGCGGCGCGCTGCGGCGGCGCGCGGTCGAGGGCGAGCTGTTTCCGGGGCAGTGGAACCGCTACGAAATCGAATGGTCGGCGCCGCTGGCCGACGGCGAAGAATAAGACGAAGGCCCGCAATCGCGGGCCTTCGCCTTATCCATTCGGACGTCCCGACCGTAGGAGCTGGGTAAGCTGCGACCGCGACAACTCGCTTACCGCGAACGCGACCGGCTACACCTTGGCGTTCTTCCAGCGCCCGCGCGTGAACAACCACAGCGTGAACGCGCCGACCGAGGTTTCCGAGACGAACACGCCCCAGAACACGCCCAGTTCCTTCCAGCCCAGGTGGATCGCCAGCCAGTACGACAGCGGGATCTGGATCAGCCAGAAGAACACCACGTTGATCTTGGTCGGAGTGATCGTGTCGCCGGCGCCGTTGAAGGCCTGCACCGTCACCATCCACCAGCCGTAGATGAAGAACGAGTACGACAGGATCCGCAGCCATTCCGAGCCGACCTTGATCACTTCCGGATCGGTGCTGAAGATGCCGACCAGTTGCTGCGGGAAGGCGAAGAACAGCACCGAGACCAGGACCAGATAGCCCATGTTGTACCAGCCGATATGCCACACCGAGGCTTCGGCGCGGTCGGCGTGGCCGGCGCCGAGGTTCTGGCCGACCAGGGTCGCGGCGGCGTTGGACATGCCCCAGGCCGGCATCATCGTGAACATCATGATGCGGATGGCGATGGTCGCGCCGGCCACCGCCTCGCTGCCGATCGCGGCGAGGATGCGCATCAGGAAGATCCACGCGGTCATCGCCACGATCATCTGGCCGATGCCGCCGAGCGAGGTGCGCACGATGTTCCACAGCATCGCTCCGCGCCAGACCAGCTGCGCCATCGTCACCCGGATGTGCTTGCCGCCGCGGAACAGCACCCACAGCTGATACAGCACGCCGGTGCCGCGGCCGATGCAGGTGGCGATGGCCGCGCCCTCGATGCCCCACTCCGGGAACGGCCCCGGGCCGAAGATCAGCAGCGGGCACAGCACGATGTTGAGGCCGTTGGACAGCCACAGCACGCGCATCGAAATCGCCGCGTCGCCGGCGCCGCGGAAGATCGCGTTGATCACGAACAGCAGCATGATCACCGCGTTGCCGCCGAGCATCCACTGCGTATAGCGGTAGCCGTGCTCAATGCTCCAGGCGTCGGCGCCCATCAATCGCAGCAAGTCCTGGGCGTAGAAGATGCCGGCCAGTGCCGGCAGTATCGAGGCCAGCAGCGCGATCGCGATCGCCTGCACCGCGGTGAACGCGGCCTCCTCGCGCTTGCCTTCGCCGATGCGCCGCGCGACCACGGCGGTCACCGCCATCGCCAAGCCCATCGCCACCGCGTAGAGCAGGAACAGATAGCTCTCGGTCAAGCCGACCGTCGCCACCGCCGAGGGGCCGAGCTTGGAGACGAAGAAAATATCGACCACCGCGAAGGTCGATTCCAGCACCAGTTCCAGCACCATCGGCACGGCCAGCAGGAACACCGCGCGGCGCAGCGGGATCTTGGTGTAATCGGCGTCGGTGCCGCGGATCGCGTCGCGCAGCTCGCGCCACAACGGTTGCCGCGGGTGGTCGGCGGGTTCGGCCGCGGAGGATTCCGGGGACTGCGCCGCCGAAGAGTCGTGGGTCATCGCAAACTCCTTCGCTTTGATCGCACCGACGCATGATAGGGCCCGATGCCCGCCTCGCCAGTGACAACAGTACGACGATCCGCGGGACCGGCGATCGACAAGCGCGCCAGGATCGGCTTAGCGCGTCTCAATCCATGAGACCGGCGCAACCGCCGCGGCGGCGGACGCATCTCTTGGATCGGAACTTAGGCTACAACCTGAATTGCGCTCCGCGCGCTCCCCGAACGTCCTCGCTCGCCGCCGTCGCGGGTTTGTCGATGCCACGCCGTCCCGTTCGTCGTCGTAATGAGGACCACGCCTCGCCACCCACTCGGAGACACCCCATGACCACCGGCACCGTTCGCCTGCTTCGCGTCTTCACCTGCCCGCCTGAGCGCGTCTACCGCGCCTTCCTCGACCCCGCCGCGCTGTGCAAGTGGCTGCCGCCGGACGGCTTCACCTGCACCGTGCACGAACTCGACGCACGCGTCGGCGGCCGCTACCGCATGAGCTTCACCAACTTCAGCACCGGCGACGGCCACAGCTTCGGCGGCACCTACCTGGAGCTGGTGCCGAACGAGCGCATCGTCCACGACGACCGCTTCGACGATCCCAACCTGCCGGGCACGATGGTCACCACGATCACCTTGCGCGCGGTCTCGTGCGGGACCGAGGTGCAGGTCGTGCAGGAGGGGATTCCCGCAGTCATTCCGGCCGAGCAGTGCTACTTGGGCTGGCAGGAGTCGCTTACCTTGCTGGAGCGATTGGTGGAGCCGACGATTCCGGGCTGATTAGGCATCGGTTCGATGTAGGAGCGGCGTGAGCCGCGATGGAAGCATCGCGCTCGCGGCGGGAGTTTCGGCGCGAGTCGGAGGTTCGCGGTCGCGGCTCGCGCCGCTCCTACAGGTAGCCATCGACGCTTCGGCGCGACTCGAAATAGAAAAGGCGGCCTCATGACGAGGCCGCCTTTTCGTTTCCGACTGTAGGAGCGACGCGAGTCGCGACCGCGACGACGCGGCGACGACGAAACCCACGCCGCGAGCGCGAACCCCCACGGTCGCGGCTCACGCCGCTCCTACGTGCAGGGCCGCGCCGAAACCTCAGAGCATCGGCAGCTTCAGCCCCTGCTCCTTCGCGCACTTCTGCGCGATCTCATACCCCGCATCGGCATGCCGCATCACGCCCGTGCCCGGATCGTTCCACAGCACCCGCGCGATGCGCTTATCGGCCTCTTCGCTGCCGTCGCACACGATCACCACGCCGGAATGCTGCGAATAGCCCATGCCGACGCCGCCGCCATGATGCAGCGACACCCAGGTCGCGCCGCCGGCGACGTTGAGCATGGCGTTGAGCAGCGGCCAGTCGCTGACCGCGTCGCTGCCGTCCTGCATCGCCTCGGTCTCGCGATTGGGCGAAGCCACCGAGCCGCTGTCGAGATGGTCGCGGCCGATCACCACCGGCGCCTTGAGCTCGCCGTTGCGCACCATCTCGTTGAACGCCAGGCCGAGCTTGTGGCGCAGGCCCAGGCCGACCCAGCAGATGCGCGCCGGCAGGCCCTGGAAGCTGATCCGTTCCTTGGCCATGTCCAGCCAGCGGTGCAGGTGCTCGTCGTCGGCGATGAGTTCCTTGACCTTGGCGTCGGTCTTGTAGATGTCTTCCGGGTCGCCGCTGAGCGCGACCCAGCGGAACGGGCCGACGCCGCGGCAGAACAGCGGACGCACGTAGGCCGGCACGAAACCGGGGAAATCGAAGGCGTTCTTCAGGCCTTCGTCGAACGCCATCTGGCGGATGTTGTTGCCGTAATCGACGGTCGGGACGCCCTGCGCGTGGAACGCCAGCATCGCCTCGACGTGGGTGCGCATCGACTTCTTGGCCGCGTCGCGCACGCCTTCGGGGTTGTTCTTCTGCTCGGCCAGCCAGTGTTCGACGGTCCAGCCGATCGGCAGGTAGCCGTGCACCGGATCGTGCGCCGAGGTCTGGTCGGTCACGCAGTCCGGGCGCACGCCGCGCTTGACCAGCTCCGGCAGGATTTCCGCGGCATTGCCGAGCACCGCGATCGACTTGGCCTCGCCCGCGGCGGTGTACTTGGCGATGCGCGCCAACGCGTCGTCGATGTCCGTCGCCTGTTCGTCGACGTAGCGGGTGCGCAGGCGCATGTCGATGCGGCTCTGCTGGCATTCGATGTTGAGCGAGCACGCGCCGGCCAGCGACGCGGCCAGCGGCTGCGCGCCGCCCATGCCGCCCAGGCCCGCGGTGAGGATCCACTTGCCCTTCAGATCGCCGTAGTAGTGCTGGCGGCCCATCTC
Encoded here:
- a CDS encoding VOC family protein, which translates into the protein MPHPDRNLRLDYVEFNVSDIAASKAFYGAAFGWRFTDYGPDYCEFDDGRMKGGFNAHAAPRPGGALVVIYADDLADARKRVEAAGGQVVAEHEFPGGRRFHFTDPDGYELAVWTQD
- a CDS encoding SRPBCC family protein; this encodes MTTGTVRLLRVFTCPPERVYRAFLDPAALCKWLPPDGFTCTVHELDARVGGRYRMSFTNFSTGDGHSFGGTYLELVPNERIVHDDRFDDPNLPGTMVTTITLRAVSCGTEVQVVQEGIPAVIPAEQCYLGWQESLTLLERLVEPTIPG
- a CDS encoding MATE family efflux transporter — encoded protein: MTHDSSAAQSPESSAAEPADHPRQPLWRELRDAIRGTDADYTKIPLRRAVFLLAVPMVLELVLESTFAVVDIFFVSKLGPSAVATVGLTESYLFLLYAVAMGLAMAVTAVVARRIGEGKREEAAFTAVQAIAIALLASILPALAGIFYAQDLLRLMGADAWSIEHGYRYTQWMLGGNAVIMLLFVINAIFRGAGDAAISMRVLWLSNGLNIVLCPLLIFGPGPFPEWGIEGAAIATCIGRGTGVLYQLWVLFRGGKHIRVTMAQLVWRGAMLWNIVRTSLGGIGQMIVAMTAWIFLMRILAAIGSEAVAGATIAIRIMMFTMMPAWGMSNAAATLVGQNLGAGHADRAEASVWHIGWYNMGYLVLVSVLFFAFPQQLVGIFSTDPEVIKVGSEWLRILSYSFFIYGWWMVTVQAFNGAGDTITPTKINVVFFWLIQIPLSYWLAIHLGWKELGVFWGVFVSETSVGAFTLWLFTRGRWKNAKV
- the hutU gene encoding urocanate hydratase, with translation MSAANHRNDPSRVIRAPRGSDKTCKSWLSEAAYRMIQNNLDPDVAENPAELVVYGGIGRAARDWDCFDAILKSLRELDDNETLLIQSGKPVGVFPTHADAPRVLLANSNLVPHWATWEHFNELDKKGLMMYGQMTAGSWIYIGSQGIVQGTYETFVEMGRQHYYGDLKGKWILTAGLGGMGGAQPLAASLAGACSLNIECQQSRIDMRLRTRYVDEQATDIDDALARIAKYTAAGEAKSIAVLGNAAEILPELVKRGVRPDCVTDQTSAHDPVHGYLPIGWTVEHWLAEQKNNPEGVRDAAKKSMRTHVEAMLAFHAQGVPTVDYGNNIRQMAFDEGLKNAFDFPGFVPAYVRPLFCRGVGPFRWVALSGDPEDIYKTDAKVKELIADDEHLHRWLDMAKERISFQGLPARICWVGLGLRHKLGLAFNEMVRNGELKAPVVIGRDHLDSGSVASPNRETEAMQDGSDAVSDWPLLNAMLNVAGGATWVSLHHGGGVGMGYSQHSGVVIVCDGSEEADKRIARVLWNDPGTGVMRHADAGYEIAQKCAKEQGLKLPML